The Geminocystis sp. M7585_C2015_104 region TTGGACGCCCAACTTGTGTAATAATCTCTTTAATTCTGTTTTTCTGCGGGGATCTTTTAACACCTTCATAAACTAACAATAGACTGGAAATGGCTGGACTAGGCGGCGGCTGCAACCATCTCTTTTCTCAATTGTAACGCCCTTCGCACCACCAATGAGCCTGGAAGGCTGCTGTTGCCATTCTCTGTAAGGTATCTTTTCCAAACCTTGCTTCCGGGTTGTCCTGCAAAAATGTTGAGGAGATGACGGGTTATGGTGTTCAATTTTACTTTTTTCCCTGTCCAGTGGTCAATGTATTCGTAGAGGGATTCGATGATTTCTTCCCGGCTGGCTACTGGCCTATTTACACCATAAATTTCCTGATCTACATAGGCAAAAAGATAGGGATTGTCTATGGCAGCGCGCCCCACCATTACCCCGTCCACTTTTTGTAGGTGTTGTTTGACTTGAGGAAGGGTTTTGATGCCACCGTTGATGACGATGGTAAGGTGAGGAAATTCTTGTTTAAGGCAATACACATCCTCATAACGTAGTGGGGGGATTTCTCTATTTTCCTTTGGGCTTAATCCTTTCAACCAGGCTTTCCGGGCATGGACAATAAAACGATCGCACCCGGCTTCACTTACAAGGCGTACAAAATTGGCTAAATCCTCATAGCTATCCCTGTCATCAATGCCAATACGATGTTTAACCGTCACCGGGATTTTTACTGCCCTTTTCATGGCGGCCACACAGGAGGCCACTAGTTCTGGTTTTGCCATCAAACAGGCGCCAAAATTCCCCTCTTGCACCCGGGAACTGGGACATCCTACATTTAGATTTATCTCATCATAGCCCCAGTCTTCCCCCAGACGGGCACATTCTGCCAGGTGTTTTGGGTTGTCTCCCCCCAACTGCAAGGCTACCGGTTTCTCTTCTGGACTAAAATCCAACAGTTTATGACGATCGCCATGGATTAGTGCCTGCGTGGTAATCATTTCTGTATACAATAATGTACACTTGG contains the following coding sequences:
- the dusA gene encoding tRNA dihydrouridine(20/20a) synthase DusA, with translation MAIMIPYLLSIAPMMDYTDRHFRYVMRRLTKCTLLYTEMITTQALIHGDRHKLLDFSPEEKPVALQLGGDNPKHLAECARLGEDWGYDEINLNVGCPSSRVQEGNFGACLMAKPELVASCVAAMKRAVKIPVTVKHRIGIDDRDSYEDLANFVRLVSEAGCDRFIVHARKAWLKGLSPKENREIPPLRYEDVYCLKQEFPHLTIVINGGIKTLPQVKQHLQKVDGVMVGRAAIDNPYLFAYVDQEIYGVNRPVASREEIIESLYEYIDHWTGKKVKLNTITRHLLNIFAGQPGSKVWKRYLTENGNSSLPGSLVVRRALQLRKEMVAAAA